The DNA segment CACCGACTCAGACTGGAATGTAGCtcacaaaataatcacaaatgaaaaagtaacATGGGCAATCAACTCCTTCCTACCTTTCAAAGCGGCTGGCCTGGATGGCATCTTCCCAGGCCTACTAAGATGGAGTGGAAACCTTTTGGTGGACTATCTTGTCTCAATCTTCCGAGCATGTATAGCCCACCGCTACACACCTTTGAAATGGAgggaagtgaaaataatattcatcccAAAACCAGGCAGAGAGGACTATACCCAGGCGAAATCCTTCAGACCCATAAGCCTCACATCTTTCCTGTTACAAACAATGGAGAGGCTTGGAGATCTGGAAATACGTAGCCAGGTATCGCTATCCAAATTCCTGCACCCAAATCAGCATGCCTACAGCCCAGGCAAGTCAACGGATTCATCACTCCACAACGTTGTGTCTCGCATTGGCGACTCCCTGAAGTTAAAACAGTCAACCCTTGGTGCATTTATTGACATCGAAGGcgcttttgacaaaacaaacttcaCGAGCATTACCAGAGCACTCGTTACATGTGGAGTATCAACCCTGATAGGGTGGATAAACAACATGCTAAAACAACGAGCTATACAGTTCACTGTTAATTCCACGACACGGGGCATTGTCAGCAGAGGCTGTCCGCAAGGTGGTGTCTTATCGCCGCTACTGTGGAACCTCGTAGTTAACGAGCTCATCACAGAACTCAACGCTGGCAACCTCTACACAGTGGGTTATGCGGACGACATAGCTATCTTGATATCGGGAAGCTTTGAAAGTACCCTATGCGATCTCATGGGAAGggctttcaaagtaattgagagatggtgcaacaagcacgagctatctgtcaacccatcaaaaacagaGTTAATACTCTTTACAAACCGGAGGGTTCTGGGACCACACAGGCTTCCAAAACTCTTCAACAcacaactcaaactcaaaaatgaaataaagtacttgggtgtgattctggacagtaaactgctctggaacaaacacctagaacacaaactgagcaaagcaacgatcgccttctatcaatgcaaaaagatgctaggcgtgaaatggggcttatcgcctaaaataacattatggctATACACTGCCATAATCAGGCCAATGCTGGCCTATGGAGCCCTGGTTTGGTGGCCAAGATCTGAACTTCAAATGGCGATCACGAAACTGGGACGCTTCCAAAGGCTTGCCTTGTCCGCTGCTAGTGGTTGTATGAGAACAACTCCGACCGCAGCAATGGAGATAGCCCTGCAAATCTTACCTCTAGacctacacatacagcaggaggcGGCACTAGCGGCCATCAGGCTTATGGTATTGGACCTATGGGGAAAAAACCACTACAGTTCACACACAGTGATTCTCAACAGGGCAATAGAGTACCAACCTCTTATAGCTGCGCCATGTGACAGAATcactaatcaattaatattcaacaagaaatatcttatacaactgAGAGAAGAGGAGCAAGATCAGTCTCCCCTAAATGAGCTACGTATATACACTGATGGTTCAAAAACAGGGTGTGGCTCAGGCGCTGgtattttctcctttgatctcaacatcaacatacacctacctctgggcacacaaagcacaatcttccaatgtgaatgtgtcgctctaaccgaagcagccagagccgtacagcggatgggagtcaatgacttttacattaagctcatatcggacagtgcatccgtgctgatggcgctcggtaacgaaaacacaaacagcaaattaatactggagtgtcacgaagcactggaggcaatagctctaacaaatagagttaccttacagtggattaagggacacagtggctctctcggcaacgatgcagccgacgagcttgcgagaagaggctctggtatgatacctgctggcccgcatccgctcctccccttgcccttctcgctGGTTCGAACCTGGATCCGCCAGAGATCCACTGTACTCcagaatcaacgatggtcgcgaagtgtagattgcaaacagtccaaaatggctctgccggctctgaacccgcaacttactaagcgacttctaaacctgaacagaaccaatctcaaaacaatcatagggacaatcacgggccattgtctccttaacaaacatcttttcgtcccaggcgcaacagacagccccttgtgcagaggctgtttcagcgcagaggaatcagtcacccacgtagtcctggaatgcgaggctgtggctaatcaacgtacaaaaatcctcggaacagtgaggtcgctccgcgaagcctgtgaagtgcccgggagacttctgtgcttctggaaggagttgggctggctaaattagccagggcttctacgcacaacggaccgactacgtgtctaagtgcggaaattgagtccacctacctacctacctacctacctagataggtcccttccttcaagcgtcccgaggcgacgagaacagatatcctctctgacgtacacgcaaactccagcccgcggcacaaatgtatgttccaatttgtaccccgggtaggagaggtaagaagtatcagccggggaggaaatctgagtctcggtaagaaagagcaaggccggcttcgcagtctctaaatgatagtggacagcgtggatgttggagttgagccccctaatatttgtgaagtccacggcgagtgtggatgggggtgcctttgttggattgctccgtttgccccgagaccgaaaaaattttttttaaagagcgcagaattgccccccccccccagaatacgaagggcagcctgtgacACTCAGCACCCGGTGGTGGACGCCCAGAGGGGGATTTTCCACCGCAAgcgcgtgtggtacccccgTGGGGTAGATTCTGATTCTTCTGCACcttaatatttcttgtagagggggggggggtggctccgggaatctttctcaccgcacgaaacgcgagtacaagaaggcgaaccatttgtatcactttacgccgattttctgaaagacagtggtactgccccggtcgtgcctgcccgtttggctgaagtcgtcacgtcccgacgtCTATATTAGAATAGGGAAGACATCTTCTGTAATTTATCGGTGAAAATCCCATATAGACGGAacgaaatacatataaataatccataatttttaagttagtttatttaattgttattgatgatttaaacaaaaaatattataaaagtgttgaattaatacaatatatttttttagtgtcAGTAAGAGCAAATTTCTTGCGATCTTAAAGGATTATTGATATGATTTCGGTGGATTGAAAacgtattgtttattaaaagcaaaagaaacaatatcatatataaaattctattagCCAATATCTCTCATTAAAACCAATGCGTTTCCAACCAATCCATTAAATCTATTACTTTTTTGCCTTGATATGCCTTTTTTGTCTAGATGCAAAGGTTTCACTTAGTATTTTCctgtacataaattattagtaatattattaataattcttttatttttttaaatcaagtgAAAAATTTACCAATTTTTATCATACATGCTCTGCTGAGAGTACGAAAAGATGCCTAGATATTTAATAGAACTAATAGAAGCAGCGGATTTTCCAAATTGTATGGACCTTATTTATCGAAATTCATAAGAAATGTTCTGCTGTGATCGGGAAGATGGTAgagctttttttatataataggattCAGAACACTCACATAGCATACTTTATAGAAAACGCAAAGAGACGCAATGTCTCTGCGTAGAGAGAGAGAATCAAGCCGATCAGTAAGACATTGGAGATTGAGAATtcgatatagatatatataatcgATAAGagtattttacaaaacttaACAAGTgctttcataataaatacacaaGAATAAAAAACACTTGTTACTGTGTATGAGCTTGACGGCGTGCCATTGAAGGAGGTTCATGTGATTACTTGGGTGTAAatattgacaaaaatattaaccttTATATCTCAGGTTAATAAAGTAGTTACTACATCCGCACGAATACTCGGATTTCTTAAACAGAATGCAGATTGTTTTGGTTGTATGACTAAGACACTTCTGCACAACGCTCTGGTGCGCAGTAATGCAGTATTATATGAAATCCACTTTATGCTATCCATCCGCAACGCGTTGAAAGCATTCAAAGATCTTTTACGCGACACCTAGCTAGCTTTTATAAGCAGAGGATTTTCACATAGTCACCCGTACCATCATCgacttaaagaaattaatatgatGTCACTGTACAATCTGAGAACTTCTGCCGATTctatctttttatataaactgctAAGTATATGATATACAAAGCAGTGACCTCTTACAggatattaaaattgtcatCCCTTACTCATTCCCTAGGTCTAAAATCAGATATATTTTCCAAATTCCTCCTACAAAAACCAACCTAGGAGTCCAACCACCTCTTTTCCGAAATCTTCGCGATCTTAACGGATTGAACAGTGcttatccggagctggatatattcggtagtgggaTGATCGGTTTTAGAGAAAGCATTGTTCGGTGCCTATCTCGAACCTAATTCGCTGTTTTGCTgaagatgtttttatttaactttttttgtcttttgttatcatagcttttacacatttaaagaaaacacttttttaccggattggagctatgtattattataaacttataatttttttacatttttccgacgtttcgcgtgcgttACAGCGTGCGTGAATGGAAATGGTGGCCGTTACCGTgaccaataaattaatttaaaattatgttttttaaattagctttaatccggtaaaaagtgctttctttaaattcggttttttttctactttattttgtatatgatTTGGTTGTATTTTTGAAACacttatgtttacttcaattgtcatacattttagatggaagattttgtaaaatatgcagtAGATTTAGTACTATGTATGATGTAGTaaacgttaataaataaataaacgttattaATCATAGATACAGAACAACGACTAATAACAACAGACCACCACAATGAAATGACACTAAAAAGTGCCCCCAAAATATGcctcataaatttatttatagcacTAGCACAATTTTCTTATTGCATCTCATGATGTAAACTAATTAATAGTGTTAAGACAATTGTTTAATAGGTATTAAGTTGAGTCGATCTGTGGTGGACTGTTGTAACTTGAGGTGTCAGTTGTCATGTCATTGgttattaatcaataatttttgtagtaGATATTAGATacgtttttcatttcattatatGCGCAGTTTCTCTCAAGCTCTggtaaattacattaaactGAAGTAGCAGTACCTTATTGAAAAATGCAGGGATTAAGTTTTCAAAGTTTGAAGAAACACAAGGCTGTGagtaattgattttaatattgactGAAGAATTACATAACTAACCTCTTTTGTATTGTTATCATTTGgtgattttattaacaaaatagtaTGCATTTTCATGGTATAATGGAACTCTGTTATATCTGgacaactattatttttatttattttgtatgtttaaagaacaattttatatagtttaaaaaaagtaattaaacattaattcgGCAGGACTGATATGATATAGTGATTATGTTTATCCACCTGtacataaagtataaaatttaagattttccagcataagagctgaagatacatttttctatctgataaatatgtaataggaAGATCTacataatagaaaaatctagaaatattgattgaaaatttataataattttaaattaagttttctatagattattatcattataattgaAAGCCCATGTAGTTGTTTCTTGAATAAACctaaatacaaatttgtaaGAAATAGACAATATAGGTGGTTAGAAAAttactgtaattttattattggtaCTAGAGCTGTACTCTATCTAGTAAGTCACAGGGCATGATTCATAAATGCAACTTAGCACTATGGGTATATTCCTGTATGTCAATAGTATTAAATTTTGAGTTATAGAATCTCACTCCCTGTGGTAGGCCATTTATTAAGGGACAAggtctaattaaattaaatatgatagtaaagacatttttttttaattgctaaaTGAGTCATGACTTTATACTAGAGTTTGTAGGACACTTTATTCCATGCACAGGATACTttcaagttatattatataattcatttaatacaTAGATAATGCTTCTTCAATGTAATTTCACATGTGAGTATTGTTACAATTGTAAAGTGTAGTCTCCATATAAAAGGATTTGCCaggaataatttttttttatgttggtTTAATtgccaaatatatttttttctgtaacaTTCAGCTTATCCCCTTGTTTGTGTGTGTGGGATTGGGATGCGGTGCATCAGTATTCTACACACTGAGACTTGCAACACGTAATCCAGATGTCTCATGGAACAAGCGCACTAACCCAGAGCCCTGGGAAGAGTACCGAAACAGGCAATACaaggtataaatattttatcttttactGAATTTTTCtgacagtaataaataatgaaaacattgTTGACATTAGATTACTcggaaatataaaacatatgttttatagataaaaagcagtcattttaaaattaatttgtttcacTATATTGGCCAACTATGACAATAATTACAACCTTTCATTTTCCTATGGTTAttgtagaataaaaatattaaatatatttactaaatactCAATATTGCATGTAACAATTTGTTTCAGTTCTACTCACCCAACATTGACTACAGCAAGGAGCATTCTCCCGCTCCCAAGTATTAAAGTTTTCCTTATTATACAGTGAATCAAGCTTtagattgtttatttaataaatagttaatgtGACCAATGctgtattatttgaaaaagaatttgttttaaccaattttaaaGTTCAATTGATCCTTTTTAAGTGaactttattcaaataacattttgtgcatattcaaaaattctcttaagtattattataccaCAGATATTGTTTCAATTCCTTTTTTGGTTCTCATATCCCTTGGATAGATTTAAATGTAGGGTCAATAATATATGATATGGTTGGTccaaaacataaaatacactaaatatattaatttcatgcTTGGAATGAATACTAAAGGCcttattaattaagaattattaatcCACTGTTAGGAGGGTTGGTATTtagaaagttttaaatatatggttACAACTAAACTAACTATTGTctcatactataaaaaaattgttaaaaattattatgaacatCAACTCTGACATTTTACAATGCTATTCTTTAGGATTAAGCCTCTTGTTTAAGGTTGTGTTGCAATAAATAGTtacttttttttctacatggtttttactattacaataaaaaatcaataagaatataaaatatattttattatataaaaattatttataaattaaccattttattattaattatttgcagaagttttactaaaataattcatgTTTGGTGCAGGATCTAAATTTTACTAATATCAGATAAAATTGAGTTGAACCATTACTTGGGTCATATGTAACGGACATTGAGACAGAGTTTTATTTGCCATAAACCTGGCCATATGTCTGCCCAAGACAATTAAGAGATAAAAGTTGTACTTGCCATATAATTGTTAGAGCACCATGTTTTGGTAATGGGCTACAAAACACATTGACAGaattgtttaagttatttttaattaattcgtaaataagaattaacatacatattatgcaAAAGCCATCTTACCTAGGAATTGTCCTGTATTAGAAATAGCTCAAACAGTTCAACAGCTGTAGCACCTACCATAGATTAAACACACCTAATTCtagtaatttcttaaaataattttaattgattcaaGACATTTGtcaacacaataaaatttaacatttttaactcaatattaattgatagGATCAGGCGCGATTACTGTGGGTAAGGGTTGTATCCGGCAGATGGTGGCTGCGGGTAGCCAGCGGGTGGTGGCGGGTACTGGTAGGGCTGGTACTGCTGTTGCGGTGGCGCAGCTCTCATGTGATGGGGGTAGGGTAGCGTAGCGTAGGGGTTGTACATGGCCGGCATGGGGGCGTACACTGGGTACGGCGCAGCTGGAGCACCATACGGTAGCGGCATACCCTGAGGCTGGGCAGGGTATGGTAGTGTACTGATTGAGGGCGTGGGTGGAGGGGGCCGAGGAGGTGCTTCTTTCTTTGTAACCGCCGGCtggaataattaaaagttaatatatatatcgcaTAGATacctctcatatatttagttatctagtgctGCTTGCTAATACTTACACTACATATATTGTACAAATACTCCTGAcatttaatatgtacatataaatttaactacaCTTAAAAATGTCTTGTAAATGTCAATTTACTCACCCCTAATTTTCTTCCATGTTAAATTGGAAGTAGGTTGACTcccttaataaaaataaatgtctcCAGATGTGTAAAAGGGTGGATTTGGAGTATGTATTTTGGGGATTCACCATTACCTCTGATACAGCAGCATCGGAATGATGTTGAGGCGGCGCGGGCGCAGATCGTTGGGCGGGGCGGGACGCCTCTTGAGTTAGATCCTTGAGCAGCTCTTCCTTCTCGGTCTTACGAGCGAAGCAGAAGTCGGACACTTTGTTTTGGAAAGCCAGGAGCAACTGTACAGAACGAAATATTGTTAATGAAAGAGCAAAACTTAACACACAtcaagaattatattttttggacAAATGTGGAatttctttgtaatttttaaatagtggAAATATTGGATAGTTACCTGTGTTAGGTCGTTGTAAAACTTGACACCCTCCTGCAGATTGCCAGTTAACTCTTGATAAGCATCATGCGCAGCGCACAGTTTGCCTAAAGCCGCGTCTCGACCGCTAGCACCACCGCGAGAGTCCATCAGCGCCGAATGCGCTTGCTGCAACTCCGCTACAAGCCGCTCCTGAGTCTTCAGGGTTTCTGTGACACGACGTTGCAGCGGCGCAAGCGCTGAACCCACGGCCGCAGTCGACATTGCCGGCTCATCCAACACTCCGTCTTCCGCTAGAGCGGCTATGAACTTGTCACGCAAGTCTACGGTCGAGTCCTTCAATGAGCTTTCGATCTCATCGCGTTCCGCCTTCAAAGCTTCAACCTAAACAGCATTCGTTGAAAATGAGAAAGaacttatacataaatatatgccTTCCAGAACAGAGAAGATAtccatcatcatcatcagaaCTATCTATTGAAAACTAATTAACCCATTTAATGGAAATCGGACTGCTCTCTTAAGTTGGAGTTACTGCATATATTCAGTCTATCAaagatacatacatacatttactaattacacacttaatttttatttatatctattcaTAAGATGGCTGTATGCTGTCTTTTGCTCCTGTGTACATGAGAAATGCGTTGTACTTACGGAGTCCATTAGCGTACGTAGTTTGACCAGCGGCTCTCCGTCAGAAGCGGCCGAAGAAGCGGGCGCAGCGGGAACATCAGCATCGAGAGCCGCCTCCCCACGGCTCAGCAACTCCATGGCCTCGCGGTGCTGCTGAAACTTCTGCTGCACGATGGCGTCAGCGCGCACCGCGTTGTCGATGATTTGCGTGTATTTGTCGCGGTTGGCGCGGAAGGCCTCCGTGAGCCTCTCGGATGGCGTGCGAGACCATCGCGATCCGAACTGCGCGCGCAGTGCATCGTCCGCCTCGGACTCTTCCCGCAGCATGCGGTCGGCCTCGCCTAAGATGTCGCGGTTCCGCTGCAGCAGCTCCGGCAACTCGGCCATGAGCGAGCTCAACGCCGTGACGCCGCCTCGCTCCTGCACCGCGCGAGCCTTCTCGCGAATTGAATCGGGCAGCGAGCCGGGGGCCGCGCTCTCGATGCAAGCGGGAAGATTTAGTGATGCGAGAATGCTGTTGAGCAGCTGCGTAGCATCCCGCAGCTTGTCGACCTCGGCGTAGACGATTTCTCCGCAGCGAGTGGCGCTGGCTTGCATAGCAGTGTGGACAGGCAATGGCAGCAGGTCAGCAAACAGGTCTCGGGAAGAGGAATCCCAGCGAGATGGCGGCGGGAGTGGTTTAGCGACAGACGCCCGCGGGACCGGCTCCAGCGCAGCCGCTTCCGGTATGCGCTCATGGTAGATAAAGTCGTTGTCACGGGTTGCCGCGGCCAGACCTCGCGTGGCTGCCCGCGACACGTCCGCCACTCGTCCGCCGCCCCATCCGCTGCCACTATTCTTCAACAGATCAATCGCCACCTGCACCCCGCGCATATTTGTCATATTATGAGATTTCCACAAGTTTATGAAATACTTTTGTTTGTATTCcataaaaaagcaaaaaacaGCATGTGtgttttttgcttttttatgttagtGTTGATTATTTTGCAATCACTTTGgaattcttatataatttgGAAATATCAAAGACAAGCTCATTTATGCATAAATTAGTTTGGCTATATTACTCCAAAAGTAATTAGTAAGTAGTGAGTAAATATTTTGGTAGACCAGATCTAAGGCTATTGTTactatttcatacaaaataaatgtaatattacttTTGACAATTCACCTGTAATCGGGCAATCTCTTCTCCGACAGATTTGTTTTCATGACACACCTTTGCCTGATAATAATGAGTCAGCCCACGAAATGTTGACTGTTTATTTGTCACCTACAATGAAAATGCTATTTTTACatcatatttcaataatttctttataattaattaatctcaTATTTAGATGTgcccaaaatatatttgtagttAACATGACCGCAAGTGCACAATAAGACTGAGTCAGAAAGCCTTTctgttgaatttttttctaCACTTATACTATGTAGAAAGTAATAAACTCACTGTAGCAATCCAGTCTCGCTCCCATAAAGCCTTGACCCCTTCTTTCTGGAGAGACCGTTGTGCATCAGTGTATAACTCATCACACTGGGCACACACTTTAGCCACCATACTTTCCTTCATCTCATCGCGAATACACTTATATGCTATTACTTCTTGTGCTTGAGCCAGCATAAGTTGTGATAGTGCATTCAGAGTATCAGGGTTAAGGTCTGGTGTTGTTTCTTGGTGGACAGCCATCATGATGTTCCCCTTAAGGTAGGAAAAGACTCCTGCTGCCTGCTGAAGCATTTTAGCTGCGAGTTTTAAGGACTCCTCAGTATCAAGAGGTTGCTGAGCTGCTATAGAACTCTGCATAGCACCTATGTtgaataaaatacacattttctCATATGCTATTGAACTGATAgctgaaacaaaaatacatattgttatcaatgttaaacatttttaattatatatatgaaccCAATTAAAGCTTATGACAGTCGTTTGTATAAGCAATGATTAAATACTAGTTAATTACTTACTAAGGCTCATTCGCCCACCAAATATCGAACCCTTGTCAAAGGCATCTTTCCATTTAAAAGGAATTTGAACTTCATGCGCTGGGATTTTGCTCTCCAGTGACACCAGTTGGTCATAgtaactgttaataatataaaatattattataatagctatattatacatttcaatTCTCACATCAGTGAGTCATACAATAAGTGTAAATACCTGTAAAGAACATCGAGCGAAGACTTCTCAAAAACTTTCCATATAGCATTGGTACGAAGCCGGCCAAGTTCGACGATAGCATCTCCTAGATTTTCACTgccatttttgttattgtaattagcttgaattaaatttttaagtggTTTTACAATATCAACATcagaagattttttaaatggtaCAACCAGTAAGTCAGCCATTTCTGCGACTAACTGGCACAGAATAACTTACAAGTTACAACAGCTGTCATGTTGTGCTTGACATTGTATTATTGTTGAAGTCTAATTTCTATTACTGTCAGCGACGAGGTAAACTTTCTTCTTATCAAAATGAAGCGGGCAGTCTTCaacatatgtaattttaaaattataatgttagGTGTGTAATGTATGTCATTTCCGGTGGAATTGCATTTCCAGCAGAGCTACGCTTGCCAAAACAGCCCTACAGGCTAACAGCGAAATTCCAATAAAAAATTCGGATGTCGGATTCggaatatgtatttaatatacgtGAGCCACACGGTAATTGATATGGGTAAGATTCAGAGTGGAGACTTAAGCAGTGGGTCGTGATTGAATCTGGGGGTTAGACGCTTCATTCTTCTTGTACttctactatatataatatagaattttaaacTGAGATTACATCGTACCTAGCAGATAAACAGCGTTATTGTTTatctttacttttaaatatattcttttttaataaaacctcaCTAGTCGAGCATGAAATGATGTGTTTTACTACGAAGTACCTAAGCTTTATTTGTCTGTCATCttgaatatttgaaaattaaattgaaataactcCTTTTATCGGAATCAAAAAATTTTGTGCCAAGTGTtgtccaaattaaaaatattgcaaaatggTAGTTAAACCAATACAAATTAAGAAATCGTAAGTCGTTacccaaataaaaatacagattcctatataatttatttttattattttagaaatatttaaactgcAAAAAGCCTCACTTCATATACACTTTTGCCATCATATTATACGAGCTGATTGCCACCTGACTATGAATCCCGTTAAAAAATTGGGCTACCCTACAAATCCCATTTCATTTAAACGTGATATAGCTGGCAATCAGTGAACCCGTCTATTTGAGGGGTTCCAAGATGACAGACGACGCATGCGTAGTATAAGTAGAAAACGAAGCGTGAGGCCTGAATAATCGTAATCTAGAAGCTCCTGCTAGCAGCATCTAGAGTAGAGTAAGTGTAGTGGTGATGTTGTGATCTTCTAATGAAGAGATAATAAGTATTGTTTCTTTGTACTCTGCCCCTATCTTCCCGGAATATTTCACTTAAAACTGTGAATCAATACATTTTGACGTGCGTTTGTTTTGATTCGCTTTCTACGCAGTTGGTGTACTATATACTTACCTACATGCAACAGTCCTTACAAGTGTGGATCTCAAGAGTGATCGTAATTTTCGTAACAGTATCGTTGTTaaccaataaaattattgtctcGTTTGACTAAACGTACGTTGCCATCGGCAACTAAGTTCggaataatacaaaaactcAAAACAtcgcattaaaaataatatacccCGTTTCTTAGACATTAATTTACATCTAAGTTTATTGAGTGACAAACAtcttatattaacataaaacacGTTTTAGTAAAGCTTAGCTTTCTATGTCAACAGTCGTGAGCAGCGGGCGGGACCCGCAAGTGCCGGTAAAGAAGTGATTGTCGTGCCTTCCGCCCTCGGCGATGCGCAGCTCACTCCAGATCAGTGAGTAGTCTATCTCTTACAAAAAAACCTGTAGATACTACCGATAAAACAGTGATTCTCTTGCTTAGATCTGCAACTGATGCTGAAGCCGTAGATGTGATTGACTTGGGCGCTCCGCGGCGTCGTCGCACTAT comes from the Pieris brassicae chromosome 4, ilPieBrab1.1, whole genome shotgun sequence genome and includes:
- the LOC123709012 gene encoding cytochrome c oxidase subunit NDUFA4, yielding MQGLSFQSLKKHKALIPLFVCVGLGCGASVFYTLRLATRNPDVSWNKRTNPEPWEEYRNRQYKFYSPNIDYSKEHSPAPKY
- the LOC123708499 gene encoding programmed cell death 6-interacting protein, giving the protein MADLLVVPFKKSSDVDIVKPLKNLIQANYNNKNGSENLGDAIVELGRLRTNAIWKVFEKSSLDVLYSYYDQLVSLESKIPAHEVQIPFKWKDAFDKGSIFGGRMSLTISSIAYEKMCILFNIGAMQSSIAAQQPLDTEESLKLAAKMLQQAAGVFSYLKGNIMMAVHQETTPDLNPDTLNALSQLMLAQAQEVIAYKCIRDEMKESMVAKVCAQCDELYTDAQRSLQKEGVKALWERDWIATVTNKQSTFRGLTHYYQAKVCHENKSVGEEIARLQVAIDLLKNSGSGWGGGRVADVSRAATRGLAAATRDNDFIYHERIPEAAALEPVPRASVAKPLPPPSRWDSSSRDLFADLLPLPVHTAMQASATRCGEIVYAEVDKLRDATQLLNSILASLNLPACIESAAPGSLPDSIREKARAVQERGGVTALSSLMAELPELLQRNRDILGEADRMLREESEADDALRAQFGSRWSRTPSERLTEAFRANRDKYTQIIDNAVRADAIVQQKFQQHREAMELLSRGEAALDADVPAAPASSAASDGEPLVKLRTLMDSVEALKAERDEIESSLKDSTVDLRDKFIAALAEDGVLDEPAMSTAAVGSALAPLQRRVTETLKTQERLVAELQQAHSALMDSRGGASGRDAALGKLCAAHDAYQELTGNLQEGVKFYNDLTQLLLAFQNKVSDFCFARKTEKEELLKDLTQEASRPAQRSAPAPPQHHSDAAVSEPAVTKKEAPPRPPPPTPSISTLPYPAQPQGMPLPYGAPAAPYPVYAPMPAMYNPYATLPYPHHMRAAPPQQQYQPYQYPPPPAGYPQPPSAGYNPYPQ